In Blastopirellula sediminis, the following proteins share a genomic window:
- a CDS encoding DUF2293 domain-containing protein, producing the protein MPQQTRIVSPGPAPNAVRTAEGKVLTAPADWSLLPPGDAGLTRRVKAAGPTWTVQEKKGRKLFSRGVWAPAATIAAAKAKLEMERSTDAYAKKQAASAARREKEQGEYVEDFRGAVLQFLRFDSGHTAIANRFADAVTAHATPVGSGTVARTKRIPIEQRAESAVIAWMRHQTTAYDHMKIERVKGKRREVRRMLAEESRRLLTKYRRGEAVNLASCPLARALTSAAQAKQ; encoded by the coding sequence GTGCCGCAGCAAACTCGCATCGTTTCGCCTGGTCCCGCTCCGAATGCCGTTCGCACGGCGGAGGGAAAAGTTTTGACGGCGCCGGCCGATTGGTCGCTGTTGCCCCCTGGCGACGCGGGACTGACTCGTCGCGTGAAAGCGGCTGGTCCGACCTGGACGGTACAGGAGAAAAAAGGACGCAAGTTATTCTCGCGCGGCGTGTGGGCGCCAGCGGCGACGATCGCCGCCGCGAAAGCGAAGCTCGAAATGGAACGTTCGACCGACGCCTACGCGAAAAAGCAGGCCGCCAGTGCGGCGCGACGTGAAAAAGAGCAAGGCGAATACGTCGAGGACTTCCGCGGCGCCGTGCTCCAGTTTCTTCGCTTCGACAGCGGCCATACCGCGATCGCCAATCGTTTCGCCGATGCCGTGACGGCGCATGCGACTCCGGTCGGTAGCGGCACGGTCGCGCGCACCAAACGCATTCCGATCGAGCAGCGAGCCGAGTCGGCGGTGATCGCCTGGATGCGGCATCAGACGACCGCTTACGATCACATGAAGATCGAGCGGGTCAAAGGGAAACGCCGCGAAGTGCGGCGGATGCTGGCCGAAGAGTCGCGCCGACTGCTGACGAAGTATCGACGCGGCGAAGCGGTGAACCTGGCCAGCTGCCCACTCGCTCGAGCTCTAACAAGCGCCGCCCAAGCTAAGCAATAA
- a CDS encoding right-handed parallel beta-helix repeat-containing protein, translated as MLQPIKSLLSASLLLFLLTSFAVAESTVRDFGAKGDGVTDDTAAIQKMVDSGAQSIRFPAGVYRITGTISIDLDHAGPVAISGDGTATIKMEAAGPAIRVIGTHGGTADPKSVKPNVWEKQRTPMIDGLEIVGAHNEAIGVEINGAMQPTLTRLAVRKCLHGVVLTGRNRNVLVGECHLYENSGIGLYLSDLNLHQINIANSHISYNKAGGIVVRNSEIRNLHIGTCDIEANMSLEHPEAANVLFDVTAGSVREAAIVGCTIQHSSVPDCANVRLVGQPDLPHKVGHVTIADNVMCDVAYNIDMKHARSVTIVGNTLFRAIDACIQAENCSNLVIGANVMDRIKDYGPADTNNSVRLIDCRDSTIQGLHMNGDADPMAAITLKNCSRITVRDCTILDGKKYALWIDGGEKIRVTDCLFDGQGEKFPVHQTGNRVDVRIDDDSLN; from the coding sequence ATGCTCCAGCCAATTAAATCCCTCCTGTCCGCCTCCCTCCTCCTTTTCCTCCTCACCTCCTTCGCCGTCGCCGAGTCGACCGTGCGCGACTTCGGCGCAAAGGGAGACGGCGTCACCGACGACACCGCCGCGATCCAAAAGATGGTCGACTCCGGCGCCCAGTCGATTCGTTTTCCAGCCGGCGTCTATCGGATCACCGGCACGATCTCGATCGATCTGGATCATGCCGGACCAGTTGCGATCAGCGGCGACGGCACGGCGACCATCAAGATGGAAGCGGCCGGTCCGGCGATTCGCGTGATCGGCACGCACGGCGGGACGGCCGATCCAAAGTCGGTCAAGCCGAACGTCTGGGAGAAGCAACGGACGCCGATGATCGACGGGCTCGAGATCGTCGGCGCCCATAACGAAGCGATCGGCGTCGAAATCAACGGCGCGATGCAGCCGACGCTGACCCGTTTGGCGGTTCGCAAATGCTTGCACGGCGTGGTGCTGACCGGCCGCAATCGAAACGTCCTGGTCGGCGAGTGTCACCTCTACGAGAACAGCGGCATCGGTCTCTATCTTAGCGACTTGAATCTCCACCAGATCAACATCGCCAACAGCCATATCAGCTACAACAAAGCCGGAGGTATCGTCGTTCGCAACAGCGAGATCCGCAATCTGCACATCGGCACGTGCGACATCGAAGCGAACATGTCCCTCGAGCATCCCGAAGCGGCGAACGTGCTGTTCGACGTTACCGCCGGTTCGGTGCGGGAAGCGGCGATCGTCGGCTGCACGATTCAACACTCGTCAGTACCCGATTGTGCGAACGTCCGTTTGGTCGGACAGCCGGACCTGCCGCACAAAGTGGGTCACGTGACGATCGCCGACAACGTCATGTGTGACGTCGCTTACAACATCGATATGAAACATGCCCGTAGCGTGACGATCGTCGGCAACACCCTCTTCCGCGCGATTGACGCCTGCATCCAGGCCGAGAACTGCTCGAACCTGGTAATCGGCGCCAACGTGATGGATCGCATCAAAGACTACGGCCCAGCCGATACCAACAACTCGGTCCGCTTGATCGATTGCCGTGATAGCACGATTCAAGGTCTGCACATGAACGGCGACGCCGATCCAATGGCTGCGATCACGCTGAAAAACTGCTCGCGGATCACCGTACGAGACTGCACGATTCTCGACGGCAAAAAATATGCTCTCTGGATCGATGGAGGGGAAAAGATCCGCGTCACGGACTGTTTGTTCGACGGCCAGGGAGAAAAGTTTCCGGTGCATCAGACTGGGAATCGGGTCGATGTGCGGATTGACGACGACTCGCTGAACTAA
- a CDS encoding SGNH/GDSL hydrolase family protein — translation MSKSSQTYLALGDSMSIDFYTQVDGGGAVAQFHRFLGDGWTLIDRTEDGGRMEDVPLDLHGDVITLTIGGNDLLWNQELYLREGIQSFLREHEHLLRKLRGANPDALMIIGDIYHPDAELSPYEVELLEAVNRGIRANCLAIAAECAPIYETFRGHEKEYLCLQIEPNLRGAEAIAGLFRASWEKYQPHAPAN, via the coding sequence ATGAGCAAGTCATCGCAAACCTATCTCGCCCTCGGCGACAGCATGAGCATCGACTTCTATACGCAAGTCGACGGCGGCGGCGCGGTCGCGCAGTTTCATCGCTTTCTCGGCGACGGCTGGACGCTGATCGATCGGACCGAGGACGGCGGCCGCATGGAGGACGTCCCGCTTGATCTGCATGGAGACGTCATCACGCTGACGATCGGCGGCAACGATCTCCTTTGGAATCAAGAGCTCTACCTGCGGGAAGGGATTCAATCCTTTCTGCGCGAACACGAACATCTGCTCCGAAAACTACGGGGCGCCAATCCGGATGCGCTGATGATCATCGGCGACATTTATCATCCCGACGCCGAACTGAGCCCCTACGAAGTCGAACTGCTCGAAGCGGTCAATCGCGGCATTCGCGCCAATTGCCTGGCGATCGCCGCCGAATGTGCGCCGATCTACGAAACGTTCCGTGGTCACGAAAAAGAATATCTCTGTTTGCAAATTGAACCGAACTTGCGCGGAGCCGAGGCGATCGCCGGGCTGTTCCGCGCATCTTGGGAGAAGTACCAGCCGCATGCTCCAGCCAATTAA
- a CDS encoding ThuA domain-containing protein: MSRLKSYTPAWALVAALAICASAVAEDAPKKLKGLLITGGCCHDYPNQVKIITEGLSQRVNIEFDVALTGSGKDIKVPVYENHDWIKPYDIVVHNECYGDVKDVEFVEGIVKAHTETGVPAIVIHCSMHSYRNADTDEWRKLLGVTSRSHESHHPIDVVNLQPDHPIMAGFPELWKRPVAELYKIEKEWPQMKPLALAYGKDTDKNHSVIWTNQYGKAKVFGTTLGHHNETMNTDEWLGVVSRGVLWTLDALNDDGTPKDGYAGTGIAKIDLSKPNPDAGKSPKPAK; the protein is encoded by the coding sequence ATGTCTCGACTGAAATCGTATACGCCCGCTTGGGCCCTGGTCGCCGCTTTGGCGATCTGCGCTTCGGCCGTCGCCGAAGACGCGCCGAAGAAACTGAAGGGACTCTTGATCACCGGCGGTTGTTGCCATGACTACCCGAACCAGGTGAAGATCATCACCGAAGGTCTCAGCCAACGCGTCAACATCGAATTTGACGTCGCGCTGACCGGTAGCGGCAAAGACATCAAAGTGCCGGTTTATGAAAATCACGACTGGATCAAACCGTACGACATCGTCGTTCACAACGAATGCTACGGCGACGTGAAAGACGTCGAGTTCGTCGAAGGGATCGTCAAAGCCCACACCGAAACCGGCGTTCCGGCGATCGTCATTCACTGCTCGATGCACAGCTATCGCAACGCCGATACCGACGAATGGCGCAAGCTGCTCGGCGTCACCTCGCGCAGCCACGAAAGCCATCACCCGATCGACGTCGTCAATCTGCAGCCTGATCATCCGATCATGGCCGGCTTCCCGGAACTTTGGAAACGTCCGGTCGCCGAACTCTACAAAATCGAAAAAGAATGGCCGCAGATGAAGCCGCTCGCGTTGGCCTACGGCAAGGACACCGACAAGAACCATAGCGTCATCTGGACCAACCAGTATGGCAAAGCGAAGGTCTTCGGCACCACGCTCGGTCATCACAACGAAACGATGAACACCGACGAATGGCTCGGCGTCGTCTCGCGCGGCGTTCTTTGGACGCTCGACGCGCTCAACGACGACGGCACGCCGAAAGATGGCTACGCCGGAACCGGCATCGCCAAGATCGACCTCTCGAAGCCGAACCCGGACGCCGGCAAGTCGCCGAAACCGGCCAAATAG
- a CDS encoding family 16 glycoside hydrolase codes for MKRSFALLLLLITAPTVWADDPSTEVKPPQGFQALFNGKDLTGWKGLVASPPKRAAMSPEELAAEQEKADASMREHWSIEDGVLIYDGKGQSLCTAKDYADFEMYVDWKILKDGDSGIYVRGAPQIQIWDPEHWKVGSGGLYNNKNNQSAPTIIADNPIGEWNTFYIKMIGDRVTVKLNGKLVTDNVILENYWERDKPIYPTGQIELQHHGNRLEFKNIFIRELVSPDQLKKVEEAAPAKATATPKKDQNVLVFLRHAGFRHSSIPVGGRAVQIIGEKSGAFKSTITEDLTDLWPSNLEKYDAVVMVNTTGEWIKPRPEDLEQIAAKYGEKLTSEEAEAKLKKSLLDFVAGGKGLVGFHAASDANYQWKEFGEMVGGYFNAHPWHEKVGIKVDSPQHPLMAAFSGKDFSIVDEIYQFRDPYSRKALHVLLSLDAEKTNMNKDSIRRDDGDFAVSWVRSWGEGRVFYSSLGHREEIYWNPQMLAFYLDGIQFALGDLDADTTPSAP; via the coding sequence ATGAAACGCTCTTTCGCTCTCCTCCTCTTGCTGATCACGGCGCCGACCGTCTGGGCCGACGATCCTTCGACGGAGGTCAAACCGCCGCAGGGCTTCCAAGCGCTGTTCAACGGAAAAGATCTCACCGGCTGGAAAGGCCTGGTCGCCAGCCCGCCGAAACGGGCCGCGATGAGCCCGGAAGAATTGGCCGCTGAACAAGAAAAAGCGGACGCCAGCATGCGTGAGCACTGGTCGATCGAAGATGGCGTGCTGATCTACGACGGCAAAGGTCAAAGCCTCTGCACGGCCAAAGATTACGCCGACTTCGAGATGTACGTCGACTGGAAGATCCTGAAAGACGGCGACAGCGGCATCTACGTCCGCGGCGCTCCCCAAATCCAGATCTGGGATCCGGAGCACTGGAAGGTCGGCTCCGGCGGTCTCTACAACAACAAGAACAACCAATCGGCGCCGACGATCATCGCCGACAACCCGATTGGCGAGTGGAACACGTTCTACATCAAGATGATCGGCGATCGCGTCACGGTGAAGCTGAACGGCAAGCTGGTGACCGACAACGTCATCCTGGAAAACTACTGGGAACGGGACAAGCCGATCTACCCGACCGGTCAGATCGAATTGCAGCACCACGGCAATCGTCTCGAATTCAAGAACATCTTCATTCGCGAATTGGTCTCGCCCGACCAACTGAAAAAGGTTGAAGAAGCGGCGCCTGCCAAAGCGACCGCGACGCCGAAGAAAGACCAGAACGTTCTGGTCTTCCTGCGTCACGCCGGCTTCCGTCATAGCTCGATCCCCGTTGGGGGTCGAGCAGTTCAGATCATTGGTGAGAAGAGCGGCGCCTTCAAGTCGACGATCACCGAAGACCTGACCGACCTCTGGCCGAGCAACCTGGAAAAGTATGACGCCGTCGTCATGGTCAACACGACCGGCGAATGGATCAAACCGCGGCCGGAAGATCTAGAGCAAATCGCCGCCAAGTACGGCGAGAAGCTGACTTCCGAAGAAGCGGAAGCGAAGCTAAAGAAGAGCCTGCTCGACTTCGTCGCCGGCGGTAAGGGCCTGGTCGGTTTTCATGCCGCGAGCGACGCCAACTACCAATGGAAAGAATTCGGCGAGATGGTCGGCGGTTACTTCAACGCCCACCCGTGGCACGAAAAGGTCGGCATCAAAGTCGATAGCCCGCAGCATCCGCTGATGGCCGCCTTCAGCGGCAAGGATTTCTCGATCGTCGACGAGATCTATCAGTTCCGCGATCCTTACTCGCGCAAGGCGCTGCACGTGCTGCTGTCGCTTGACGCCGAGAAGACCAACATGAACAAAGACAGCATCCGTCGCGACGACGGCGACTTCGCCGTTTCGTGGGTCCGCAGCTGGGGAGAGGGCCGCGTCTTCTATAGCTCGCTCGGCCATCGTGAAGAAATCTATTGGAACCCGCAGATGCTGGCGTTCTACCTCGACGGCATTCAGTTCGCTTTGGGCGATCTTGACGCCGACACCACTCCCAGCGCTCCGTAA
- a CDS encoding phosphatidylglycerophosphatase and protein-tyrosine phosphatase 1 family protein: MIRLFRRWRWWDRIDEHVLIGALPTEKIAGEIIAAGVTAVVNTCQEYAGPLATYAKSGVEQLHLPTIDFVPPSLEDVRRGVEFIDQQIAAGKQVYIHCKAGRARSATIVICWLIKAKDMTPTEAQLFLMSKRPQTLKSVYRRPVVEQFYQWWLSEKKRLAKEAAPDRVESPDQPQPPE; the protein is encoded by the coding sequence ATGATTCGCCTATTCCGCCGTTGGCGGTGGTGGGATCGGATCGATGAGCACGTCCTGATCGGGGCGCTGCCGACCGAAAAAATTGCTGGAGAAATCATCGCGGCCGGGGTTACCGCCGTTGTGAACACCTGTCAGGAGTACGCCGGGCCGCTGGCGACCTACGCCAAATCGGGCGTCGAGCAGCTCCATTTGCCGACGATCGACTTCGTCCCGCCGTCGCTGGAAGACGTCCGCCGCGGGGTCGAATTCATCGATCAGCAGATCGCCGCCGGCAAGCAGGTTTACATTCACTGCAAAGCGGGCAGAGCTCGCAGCGCCACGATCGTCATCTGCTGGCTGATCAAAGCGAAAGACATGACGCCGACCGAGGCGCAACTCTTTCTGATGAGCAAACGCCCGCAGACGCTCAAAAGCGTTTATCGCCGTCCGGTGGTCGAGCAGTTCTATCAATGGTGGCTGAGCGAGAAGAAGCGTCTGGCGAAAGAAGCGGCGCCAGATCGGGTGGAGTCGCCCGACCAGCCGCAACCGCCGGAGTAA
- a CDS encoding ABC transporter substrate-binding protein produces the protein MLRLVAIVSLLTFIGCGSPKNADPAAGDDGPALRKVRLALNWFPEAEHGGFYAAQQQGFFAEEGLDVEIIPGGPGVPVIQQVASGNVEFAVANADQVILGRAQMANVVALMSPMEKSPRCILVHEQSPIKTFNELENCTLAMNVGRSFAVFLQKKLPLKNVRIVPYNGNLAQFISDPNMAQQAYVFSEPYVAKEKGVATRSLMMHELGFNPYTSILITSDDLLDAEKGLAEKMTRACIKGWKHYLEHPQETNNVISTLNPELDVAALQFGAEAIQGLALPTSDDQFGRMTLARWTELLTQMEEVGMTKPGQVNPDDCFAVDVFALATQH, from the coding sequence ATGCTGCGACTGGTCGCGATCGTTTCGCTGCTAACCTTTATCGGATGCGGAAGCCCTAAGAACGCCGATCCGGCGGCCGGCGACGATGGTCCCGCTCTGCGTAAGGTGCGACTCGCCCTCAATTGGTTTCCCGAAGCGGAACATGGCGGCTTCTACGCCGCACAGCAGCAAGGCTTCTTCGCCGAGGAAGGGCTCGACGTCGAGATCATCCCCGGCGGTCCCGGCGTGCCGGTCATTCAACAAGTGGCGTCAGGGAACGTGGAGTTCGCCGTCGCCAACGCCGATCAGGTGATTCTTGGCCGCGCGCAGATGGCCAACGTCGTGGCGCTGATGTCGCCGATGGAGAAGAGCCCGCGTTGCATTCTGGTGCACGAGCAGTCTCCCATCAAAACGTTCAACGAGCTGGAGAACTGCACGCTGGCGATGAACGTCGGCCGTTCGTTCGCCGTCTTCCTGCAAAAGAAGTTGCCGCTGAAGAATGTGCGGATCGTCCCCTACAACGGCAACCTCGCGCAGTTCATCAGCGATCCGAACATGGCCCAGCAAGCGTACGTCTTCAGCGAACCGTACGTCGCGAAAGAAAAGGGAGTTGCGACCCGCTCGTTGATGATGCACGAACTTGGCTTTAACCCTTACACCAGCATCCTGATCACCAGCGACGATCTGTTGGACGCGGAAAAGGGGTTGGCCGAAAAGATGACGCGGGCCTGCATCAAAGGGTGGAAGCACTATCTGGAACATCCGCAGGAGACGAACAACGTCATCTCTACGCTGAACCCGGAACTGGACGTCGCCGCACTGCAGTTTGGAGCCGAAGCGATCCAGGGGCTTGCGCTGCCGACCTCGGACGATCAGTTCGGACGGATGACGCTGGCCCGCTGGACCGAGCTGTTAACGCAAATGGAAGAGGTCGGTATGACGAAGCCGGGGCAGGTTAATCCGGACGACTGCTTCGCCGTCGACGTCTTCGCGCTGGCGACGCAGCACTAG
- a CDS encoding thioredoxin domain-containing protein → MPTSLRAVLLLSLVLTTCPLSAEEPKRPANHLAGETSPYLLAHAHNPVEWHPWGEAALELAKKENKPIFLSIGYSSCHWCHVMERESFSDEEIAKFLNAHFVCIKVDREERPDIDHVYMTAVQIMTRGGGWPLSVFLTPDGKPFYGGTYWPARDNDRNVPVGFLTVIRRVAQLWEEREADLRTSGDGLTNLVKQSLRPRVTLQPMAIDEKLLTTTDAAIAETFDPEHGGFNFSADDPNQPKFPEPATLQYLLARARSGSDEAKKMLTVTLDGIAAGGIRDHIGGGLHRYSVDRFWRIPHFEKMLYDNAQLASLYAEAYQLTGNPQYRRVAEETCDFVLSEMTGPEGQFYSAIDADSEGIEGKYYRWSQKELQDLLDAEELKLAKQVYGLGGTPNFEEAYFVPELQASIAKLPENLKLQPAELDTRLQALREKLLAKRSERVRPAVDTKALTEWNGLMIAGLADAGRILKRQDYVDAAARNADFLLANVKSPEGQLLRSYKDGQAKIRAYVNDYAMLIDGLIALHEATGEQKWLDAASRLMKEQTERFGDARLGGFYFTADDAEEVIARGKIPTDDAIPSGNSVSAGNLLYLADKLDDATLREQAIGAIRSGQTLLELAPAAAPRLLVAAEQVIRENNKTGE, encoded by the coding sequence ATGCCTACCTCGCTTCGCGCTGTGCTGCTGCTGTCGCTCGTCCTGACGACTTGCCCCTTGTCAGCTGAAGAGCCGAAACGTCCTGCCAATCACTTGGCCGGCGAGACGAGCCCTTACTTGCTTGCCCACGCCCACAATCCGGTCGAATGGCATCCGTGGGGCGAAGCGGCGCTGGAGTTGGCGAAGAAGGAGAACAAGCCGATCTTCCTGTCGATCGGCTACTCGAGCTGTCACTGGTGCCATGTGATGGAGCGGGAGAGCTTTAGCGACGAGGAGATCGCCAAGTTCCTGAACGCCCATTTCGTCTGCATCAAAGTCGATCGCGAAGAACGTCCTGACATCGATCACGTCTACATGACGGCAGTGCAGATCATGACCCGCGGCGGCGGCTGGCCGTTGTCGGTCTTTCTGACGCCCGACGGCAAGCCATTTTACGGCGGCACTTACTGGCCCGCTCGTGACAACGATCGCAACGTGCCGGTTGGCTTCCTGACCGTCATTCGCCGCGTCGCGCAGTTGTGGGAAGAGCGAGAAGCCGATCTCCGCACCAGCGGCGACGGCCTGACGAACCTGGTCAAACAGTCGCTTCGCCCGCGGGTTACGCTGCAGCCGATGGCGATCGACGAGAAACTGCTGACGACGACCGACGCCGCGATCGCCGAAACCTTCGACCCTGAACATGGCGGCTTCAACTTTTCGGCCGATGATCCCAACCAACCGAAATTCCCCGAACCGGCGACGCTGCAGTATCTGCTCGCTCGGGCAAGGTCCGGCTCCGACGAAGCGAAGAAGATGCTGACCGTAACGCTCGACGGCATCGCAGCCGGCGGCATTCGCGACCACATCGGCGGCGGGCTCCATCGGTATAGCGTCGATCGCTTCTGGCGGATTCCGCACTTCGAGAAGATGCTCTACGACAACGCTCAGCTCGCTTCCCTATATGCCGAAGCGTACCAGCTGACCGGCAATCCGCAGTACCGCCGCGTCGCGGAAGAGACGTGCGACTTCGTCCTGAGCGAGATGACTGGGCCGGAAGGACAGTTCTACTCGGCGATCGACGCTGACTCGGAAGGGATCGAGGGAAAGTACTATCGTTGGTCGCAAAAGGAGCTGCAGGATCTGCTCGACGCGGAAGAATTGAAGTTGGCCAAGCAAGTCTATGGGCTCGGCGGAACTCCCAACTTTGAAGAAGCCTACTTCGTGCCGGAGCTGCAAGCGTCAATCGCCAAGTTGCCGGAGAACTTGAAGCTTCAGCCAGCAGAACTGGATACTCGCCTGCAAGCGCTGCGCGAAAAGCTGTTGGCCAAACGATCCGAACGCGTTCGCCCCGCCGTCGATACGAAAGCGCTAACCGAATGGAACGGGCTGATGATCGCCGGACTGGCCGACGCCGGGCGAATTCTAAAGCGACAGGATTACGTCGACGCGGCGGCGCGTAACGCCGACTTCCTGCTGGCCAACGTCAAGTCGCCGGAAGGCCAGCTGCTGCGAAGCTACAAAGATGGTCAGGCGAAGATTCGGGCCTACGTCAACGACTACGCGATGCTTATCGACGGCCTGATCGCGCTGCATGAAGCGACCGGCGAGCAGAAGTGGCTCGACGCCGCCTCGCGATTGATGAAAGAGCAGACCGAACGTTTTGGCGACGCGCGACTCGGCGGCTTTTACTTCACCGCCGACGACGCGGAAGAAGTGATCGCTCGCGGGAAGATCCCCACCGACGACGCCATCCCGAGCGGCAACTCGGTCTCGGCCGGCAACTTGCTTTACCTGGCCGACAAGCTTGATGACGCGACGCTACGTGAACAAGCGATCGGCGCGATCCGCAGCGGGCAGACGCTGTTGGAATTGGCTCCGGCCGCGGCTCCGCGACTGCTGGTCGCTGCGGAGCAAGTCATTCGCGAAAACAACAAGACCGGCGAGTAG
- a CDS encoding sulfotransferase family 2 domain-containing protein, with protein sequence MAVYSKSHKFIFIHVPKNAGSTLIMNYRTKVSPDILLGFEELNAELGYERDPALGNHFTYQMIKSLCDRHSLPIDYQNYYKFCVVRNPWERMVSLFQHRLRKIDATTNGVPRNSPEDKALLKQGFEAWLLTTQNVSDRVLTKMSQLEWIRNDAGDIVCDRVIDVRNYDQEIMETLETLQMPRIPMEKFNVSAKDSSQYKSYYTAATRAHIEKYFAEDIDVLKYSFS encoded by the coding sequence ATGGCCGTTTACTCAAAATCTCACAAGTTCATCTTTATCCACGTACCGAAGAATGCCGGAAGTACGTTAATCATGAACTACCGAACCAAGGTTTCGCCTGACATTCTGCTGGGCTTTGAAGAGCTAAACGCGGAGCTGGGCTACGAACGCGATCCCGCGCTTGGCAACCACTTCACCTACCAGATGATCAAGAGCCTGTGCGATCGTCACTCGCTGCCGATCGACTATCAGAACTACTACAAGTTCTGCGTGGTCCGTAACCCGTGGGAACGGATGGTTTCGTTGTTTCAGCATCGGCTGCGGAAGATCGACGCGACGACCAACGGCGTGCCGCGAAACAGCCCCGAGGACAAGGCGTTGCTGAAGCAGGGTTTTGAAGCGTGGTTGTTGACGACGCAGAACGTCTCGGATCGCGTGCTGACGAAGATGTCGCAGTTGGAGTGGATCCGAAACGACGCCGGCGACATCGTCTGCGATCGCGTAATCGACGTCCGCAACTATGATCAAGAGATCATGGAGACGCTGGAAACGCTACAGATGCCGCGGATTCCGATGGAGAAGTTCAATGTGAGCGCCAAGGACTCGTCGCAGTACAAGTCGTACTATACGGCCGCGACTCGGGCTCACATCGAAAAGTACTTCGCCGAAGACATCGACGTTCTTAAATACTCTTTTTCGTAA
- a CDS encoding FkbM family methyltransferase: MAHTASPSTFKRVIRWFSGKQTPALAPAPSESEAAVTISERALKIRHFKMDVYEKLAATTILSQLPPLLDRSKNAIDVGGNVGHIAYFLAQHCKQVYTFEAVEVVYERLKSVSQLADNIVVQHLAISDFCGEADFFVDHERLSNSGLHDVSAVSTSFKPSTQFRSTKTPVKSIDSLGIEDVGFIKVDVEGSELDVLRGAEATLARYSPDLLLEIYEPFSKYPVADVFRFGFERGYNCYHYDNSSESGSLVRVVDEMDGVRAVQERHQLHDGDFLFTKKSI, encoded by the coding sequence ATGGCCCATACCGCTAGTCCGTCCACGTTCAAACGCGTCATTCGTTGGTTCAGCGGCAAACAGACGCCAGCGCTGGCCCCTGCGCCAAGCGAAAGCGAAGCGGCGGTTACGATCTCGGAACGTGCGCTGAAGATTCGCCATTTCAAAATGGACGTGTACGAAAAGCTCGCGGCGACGACGATCCTGAGCCAGTTGCCTCCGCTCTTGGATCGCTCGAAGAACGCCATCGACGTCGGCGGAAACGTCGGGCACATCGCCTATTTCCTGGCGCAGCACTGCAAACAGGTTTATACCTTCGAGGCGGTGGAAGTCGTCTACGAACGACTGAAAAGCGTCTCGCAACTGGCCGACAACATCGTCGTCCAGCACTTGGCGATTTCCGACTTTTGCGGCGAAGCTGATTTCTTCGTCGATCACGAGCGGCTGTCGAACTCGGGCCTGCATGACGTGAGCGCCGTCTCAACGTCGTTCAAGCCGTCGACGCAATTCCGCTCGACCAAGACGCCGGTCAAGTCGATCGACTCGCTCGGCATTGAAGACGTCGGCTTCATCAAGGTCGACGTCGAAGGTTCGGAGTTGGACGTCTTGCGCGGCGCCGAAGCGACGCTTGCACGTTACTCGCCGGACCTGCTGCTGGAAATCTATGAACCGTTCAGCAAGTATCCCGTCGCCGACGTGTTCCGCTTCGGCTTTGAACGGGGCTACAACTGCTACCACTACGACAACAGCAGCGAATCAGGAAGCCTGGTTCGCGTGGTTGACGAAATGGATGGCGTCCGAGCGGTGCAGGAACGCCATCAGCTGCATGACGGCGATTTCCTCTTTACGAAAAAGAGTATTTAA